One segment of Clostridium botulinum DNA contains the following:
- a CDS encoding sensor histidine kinase: MDNYRRKINIISIDGKNILKICLATLVVYFLVNLIFKWKFDQVITAFRIYYLVGMIIFSILSKQVFHLYNHNKYNYIYMYIYCLAYVILFGHSIQFAPDNNYSAEILTNFIILFELYFGFKTIEYNHKTEEKRYIIYIVLKIFCILILTLYYRIYNIVSIISFLSCIECFLIYKIFINNDSKSYNPFNINTYLVLVALIPIASFFGLFMYPLNGGMLRFRELLILSVFNIFFSMFFKNFMRNPYKELAESLNKKNKILDELSEDIFIKNKELETSILNLKNKEYLYETFFRFMPHPIILISLENNRILFANKAFLNLVDVRNVRDVINKKINTYIHFVKSSSDTDLTFNAILSSKTEERFVNAKFLSMYKDKMEDLILIEDNTSKVLTEEIKKEVESRMVEERIRTEFLSSISHDLKTPINVIYSSIQVQRIYTNKNDIKSLEKYNSISKMNCISLIKLTNNLIDMSKINSNFLMPNLEEINVVETTEDIVTSLVDYAQNNSIEIIFNTNTEESYLNLDYEFLQRIILNLISNSIKFTPVGGKIIIDILDEEDKVKISIMDNGSGMTEDFIKDAFCKYSMDKYSRKTKKGTGIGLFVVKKLVELQSGTIEIKSKLDEGTKITIIFPKEKLGE, encoded by the coding sequence ATGGATAATTATAGAAGAAAGATAAACATTATATCGATAGATGGAAAAAATATATTGAAAATTTGTTTAGCTACATTAGTAGTCTATTTTTTAGTTAACTTAATTTTTAAATGGAAATTTGATCAGGTCATTACAGCTTTTAGAATTTATTATTTAGTTGGAATGATCATATTTAGCATTTTATCAAAGCAAGTATTTCACTTGTATAATCATAATAAATACAATTATATATATATGTACATATATTGTCTTGCTTATGTAATTTTATTTGGACATAGTATCCAATTTGCACCAGATAATAATTATAGTGCCGAAATACTTACTAATTTTATTATATTATTTGAATTATATTTTGGATTTAAAACTATAGAATATAACCATAAAACAGAAGAGAAAAGATATATTATATACATTGTTTTAAAAATTTTTTGTATTTTAATTTTAACTTTATATTATAGAATATATAATATTGTATCAATTATATCATTTTTAAGTTGTATTGAATGTTTTTTAATATATAAAATTTTCATTAATAACGACTCAAAATCATATAATCCATTTAACATAAATACTTATTTGGTACTAGTAGCATTAATTCCAATAGCTAGTTTTTTTGGTTTATTCATGTATCCATTAAATGGGGGAATGCTTAGGTTTAGAGAACTATTAATTTTAAGTGTATTTAATATATTTTTCAGTATGTTTTTTAAAAACTTTATGCGAAACCCTTACAAAGAGTTGGCAGAATCATTAAATAAAAAAAATAAAATATTAGATGAATTATCTGAGGATATATTTATAAAAAATAAGGAATTAGAAACATCTATACTAAATTTAAAAAACAAAGAATATCTATATGAAACATTTTTTAGATTTATGCCTCATCCAATAATTTTAATTAGTTTGGAGAATAATAGAATATTATTTGCAAACAAGGCATTCTTAAATTTAGTTGATGTAAGAAATGTTAGAGATGTTATAAATAAGAAAATAAATACATACATACATTTTGTTAAATCTAGCAGTGATACAGATCTAACTTTTAATGCTATTTTAAGTTCTAAAACTGAGGAAAGATTTGTTAATGCTAAATTTTTATCCATGTATAAGGATAAGATGGAAGATTTAATTTTAATAGAAGATAATACATCTAAAGTATTAACAGAAGAGATAAAAAAAGAAGTTGAGAGTAGAATGGTAGAAGAGAGAATAAGAACAGAATTTTTATCTAGTATAAGTCATGATTTAAAGACACCTATAAATGTTATATATTCATCTATACAAGTTCAACGAATATATACTAATAAAAATGATATTAAATCATTAGAAAAATATAACTCTATATCTAAAATGAACTGTATATCACTTATTAAATTAACTAATAACTTAATTGATATGTCAAAAATAAATTCTAACTTTTTAATGCCTAATTTAGAGGAAATCAATGTAGTTGAAACAACTGAAGATATAGTTACATCTCTTGTAGATTATGCACAAAACAATAGTATAGAAATAATATTTAATACTAATACAGAGGAAAGTTATTTAAATTTAGATTATGAATTTTTACAAAGAATAATTTTAAATTTAATATCTAACTCAATAAAATTTACTCCAGTTGGAGGAAAAATAATAATTGATATATTAGATGAAGAAGATAAAGTGAAAATATCTATAATGGATAACGGTTCAGGAATGACTGAAGATTTTATAAAAGATGCTTTCTGCAAATATTCAATGGATAAATACTCTAGAAAAACCAAAAAGGGGACAGGCATAGGATTATTTGTTGTTAAAAAATTAGTTGAACTACAGTCAGGTACAATTGAAATAAAAAGTAAACTTGATGAAGGTACAAAAATAACAATAATATTTCCAAAGGAGAAGTTAGGTGAATAG
- a CDS encoding YhgE/Pip domain-containing protein, translating into MRNIFRIYKRDIVTIATNWAALIMIIVLIIVPSLYSLINIKASWDPYGATKGIKIAIINEDKGTVFKEKDINLGEELIEKLEDNDKMGWSFVDKETGKKGLLEEKYYATIEIPESFSKDLTTLVEKEVEKPKLIYTVNEKKNTIAPKMTDAGVKTLKGQLDDNITRTVTGAMFRACNEVGIDIQNNREHLRRIIDGVYELDENMPEIKELLDDSIEGTVNASELIKKSEEMIPVVYDSIDATKELIDNSQYYLEEIEGNLSDLSPLIEEELINGESSLDALGVTLGNFDEKVLPDVARKTFIALSDSANDLKKIVKTAKYDLKTIKSHIDKISNIEIKLKENEEPEGEDPQKSKKDNKELKYLQGIQKDLKSVSRKISDVIDKLDLIYDRLDVVIDRSKEEIEKIDTDGVNIQALTDTRKILDDIHSLVANLVDNYDSELVPVIEDGFKSIREISDSGLVLLEQGKGILPDVENLLGDFTEITNLSNEQLVKLQDKFPDIQDKVHKLAHKLKAVDEKDQIDELLDMITNDWDSQSVFMTSPVEIEDNRLFPWPNYGSTATPFYTVLCLWVGGLLSSALLSLEVHEFEEGTVIKPYQMYLGKLLTFLTLAICQALVASLGALFILGSYTLHPVMYVLYSVFVSIVFMTMIYTAGSLLDDVGKAIIVFILVLQIAGTSGNFPIEVTPVLFQKIYPYLPFTYAINGMRQIMAGIVYPILIKDTVILSFYMIGALVLGLCLKGILNKTTGKLMAKLGESGILRH; encoded by the coding sequence ATGAGAAATATATTTAGAATTTACAAAAGAGATATAGTTACAATAGCAACTAATTGGGCAGCGTTAATCATGATTATAGTGCTTATAATAGTACCGTCTTTATATTCATTAATAAATATAAAAGCATCATGGGATCCATATGGAGCTACAAAGGGAATTAAAATAGCTATAATCAATGAAGATAAAGGAACTGTATTTAAAGAGAAAGATATAAATTTAGGTGAAGAGTTAATAGAAAAATTAGAAGACAATGATAAAATGGGTTGGTCATTTGTTGATAAAGAAACTGGAAAGAAAGGTTTGCTAGAAGAAAAATACTATGCAACTATTGAAATTCCAGAAAGTTTTTCTAAAGATCTTACTACATTAGTTGAAAAAGAAGTTGAAAAGCCTAAATTAATATATACAGTAAATGAAAAGAAAAATACCATAGCTCCTAAAATGACTGATGCAGGGGTAAAAACATTAAAAGGACAACTAGATGATAATATAACTAGAACTGTAACAGGGGCTATGTTTAGAGCTTGTAATGAAGTTGGCATAGATATACAAAATAATAGAGAACATCTTAGAAGAATAATAGATGGTGTATATGAATTAGATGAAAATATGCCTGAAATAAAAGAATTATTGGATGATTCTATAGAGGGGACGGTAAATGCTTCAGAATTAATAAAAAAATCTGAAGAAATGATACCTGTAGTTTATGATAGTATAGATGCAACTAAAGAACTTATAGATAATAGCCAATATTATTTAGAGGAAATAGAAGGAAATCTTTCTGACTTATCTCCATTAATAGAAGAAGAACTTATAAATGGTGAAAGCTCATTAGATGCTTTAGGAGTAACTTTAGGCAATTTTGATGAAAAAGTATTACCTGATGTTGCAAGAAAAACTTTTATAGCTTTATCTGATTCAGCAAATGATTTGAAAAAGATAGTAAAAACTGCGAAGTATGATTTAAAAACTATAAAATCTCATATAGATAAGATAAGTAACATAGAAATAAAACTTAAGGAAAATGAAGAACCTGAAGGTGAAGATCCACAGAAAAGTAAAAAAGATAATAAAGAATTAAAATATTTACAGGGTATACAAAAAGATTTGAAAAGTGTAAGTAGAAAAATTTCAGATGTTATTGATAAATTAGATTTAATTTATGACAGACTTGATGTGGTTATTGATAGATCAAAAGAAGAAATAGAAAAAATAGATACTGATGGAGTAAATATTCAAGCTTTAACTGATACGAGAAAAATATTAGATGACATTCATTCATTAGTAGCAAATTTAGTAGATAATTATGATTCAGAACTTGTACCAGTTATTGAGGATGGATTTAAATCAATTAGAGAAATATCTGATAGTGGATTAGTATTATTAGAGCAAGGAAAAGGAATATTACCAGATGTAGAAAATTTATTAGGAGATTTTACTGAAATAACTAATTTATCTAATGAGCAATTAGTAAAATTACAAGATAAATTTCCGGATATACAAGATAAAGTACACAAATTAGCACATAAACTTAAAGCTGTAGATGAAAAAGATCAAATAGATGAATTATTAGATATGATAACTAATGATTGGGACTCTCAAAGTGTATTCATGACAAGTCCTGTTGAAATTGAGGATAATAGATTGTTCCCATGGCCAAATTATGGATCAACAGCTACGCCTTTTTATACAGTATTGTGTTTATGGGTTGGAGGGTTATTATCATCTGCATTATTATCATTAGAAGTACATGAATTTGAAGAGGGCACTGTAATTAAGCCTTATCAAATGTATTTAGGAAAATTATTAACGTTTTTAACTCTTGCAATATGTCAAGCATTAGTTGCAAGTTTAGGAGCATTATTTATATTAGGATCTTATACATTGCATCCAGTAATGTATGTACTCTATTCGGTATTTGTTAGCATTGTATTTATGACTATGATATATACTGCTGGAAGCTTACTAGATGATGTAGGAAAAGCTATTATAGTATTTATATTAGTGCTTCAAATTGCAGGAACAAGTGGTAATTTCCCAATAGAAGTTACTCCTGTATTATTCCAAAAAATATATCCGTATCTACCATTTACTTATGCTATAAATGGAATGAGGCAAATAATGGCTGGAATAGTATATCCTATATTAATTAAAGATACTGTTATATTAAGCTTTTATATGATAGGTGCTTTAGTATTAGGATTGTGTTTAAAAGGCATTCTTAATAAAACCACTGGTAAATTAATGGCCAAATTGGGCGAGAGTGGTATATTAAGACATTAA
- a CDS encoding YhgE/Pip domain-containing protein — MKNIIKIFKRDIKNIFKNWVAVMIIFGLMVIPSLYSLINIKASWDPYSSTSGIKIAVVNEDKGTIFRDEDINLGNELVEKLEDNDKMGWTFVDKETAKSGLINETYYATIEIPENFSEDATTLVEKRVKRPKLIYTVNEKKNAIAPKMTDAGVKSVKGQLDDNIVKTVTGVIFRACDEIGIEMDEHRSEYRETIDEIYELDENMPEIENLLDSAINGTVDLSDLIVKVNEILPNVSNTVDITDDFLQDVQGFFDKTQGGLSDISPVIKDDLLLAENIFDTTSVELKNIQENIIPEVAKKTLITASDTINSANVLVDGVESQLKNIKKILDKVSKIDLSKFALNSTDENYINELKKRAESINSIKGNLKDISRKISKAIDKLDLLSDRLDTVKGRIDDEIDELNNGKELDTQSITDMINILDDLHNQVTEIIDNYDSELVPAIEDGFDSMKVILDNTSSVLQEGRDTLPDIEEILSVSSELSDLSNEELLKLKDKFPEMKDKVHELADKLREFDEEDKFNEIFDMITNDWQVQSDFLASPVEIEDNRLFAWPNYGSASTPFYTILCLWIGGYMLSIVLDTNAHSFEEDTELKSHEVYFGKLLLFLFVGIGQAVIASIGALALGSYCLHPVLFILYTVFVSIVFMVIIYTAVSVFGNAGIIFGVVLLVLQVAGTSGNFPIEVNPDMFQKMFGFLPFTYAISGMRQIMAGIVYSILFRDMIILTIFMVVFLIIGLTLRKTMNKKNEKFVKKLKESTIMNG, encoded by the coding sequence ATGAAAAATATAATAAAAATTTTTAAACGTGATATTAAAAATATATTTAAAAATTGGGTAGCAGTAATGATAATATTTGGACTTATGGTAATTCCATCGCTATATTCATTAATTAATATAAAAGCATCATGGGATCCATATTCAAGTACTAGTGGAATCAAGATAGCAGTTGTTAACGAAGATAAGGGTACAATATTTAGAGATGAGGACATAAACTTAGGAAATGAATTAGTAGAGAAATTAGAAGACAATGATAAAATGGGGTGGACCTTTGTAGATAAAGAAACTGCTAAAAGTGGACTTATAAATGAAACATATTATGCGACTATTGAAATACCAGAAAACTTTTCAGAAGATGCTACTACATTGGTAGAAAAGAGAGTAAAAAGACCTAAACTTATTTACACTGTAAATGAAAAGAAAAATGCTATAGCTCCAAAGATGACTGATGCTGGAGTTAAGAGTGTAAAGGGACAACTTGATGATAATATTGTAAAGACAGTTACAGGGGTTATATTTAGAGCCTGTGATGAAATTGGAATTGAGATGGACGAGCATAGGTCTGAGTATAGAGAAACAATAGATGAGATATATGAATTAGATGAAAATATGCCAGAAATTGAAAATCTATTAGACAGTGCTATAAACGGAACTGTAGACCTTTCGGATTTAATTGTAAAGGTAAATGAGATACTTCCAAATGTTTCTAATACAGTTGATATAACAGATGATTTTTTACAAGATGTCCAAGGCTTTTTTGACAAAACTCAAGGTGGATTATCTGATATATCACCAGTGATTAAAGACGATTTATTATTAGCTGAAAACATATTTGACACTACAAGTGTAGAACTTAAAAATATTCAGGAAAACATAATACCAGAGGTAGCAAAGAAAACATTAATAACAGCTTCAGACACTATTAATTCTGCTAACGTATTAGTTGATGGAGTTGAATCTCAGCTTAAAAACATAAAAAAAATTCTAGATAAAGTAAGTAAAATAGATCTTTCAAAATTTGCACTTAATAGTACTGATGAAAATTATATAAATGAATTAAAAAAACGAGCTGAATCAATAAATAGTATAAAAGGAAATTTAAAAGATATTAGTAGAAAAATATCTAAGGCTATAGATAAATTAGACTTATTAAGTGACAGATTAGATACAGTAAAAGGTAGAATTGATGATGAAATAGATGAATTAAATAATGGTAAAGAATTAGATACTCAATCTATTACTGATATGATAAACATACTTGATGATCTTCATAACCAAGTTACTGAAATCATTGATAATTATGATTCGGAGCTTGTACCAGCTATTGAAGATGGATTTGATTCAATGAAAGTTATTTTAGATAATACATCTAGTGTTTTACAAGAAGGTAGGGACACTTTACCAGATATTGAAGAAATATTAAGTGTTTCATCGGAACTTTCTGATTTATCAAATGAAGAATTACTTAAATTAAAAGATAAATTTCCAGAGATGAAAGATAAAGTACATGAACTAGCAGATAAGCTTAGGGAATTTGATGAAGAAGATAAATTTAATGAAATATTTGATATGATAACTAATGATTGGCAAGTACAAAGTGATTTTTTAGCAAGTCCAGTTGAAATTGAAGATAATAGGTTATTTGCATGGCCTAACTATGGTTCAGCATCTACACCATTTTATACAATTTTATGCTTATGGATTGGTGGGTATATGTTATCTATAGTACTTGATACAAATGCACATTCATTTGAAGAAGATACAGAATTAAAATCTCATGAGGTGTATTTTGGAAAGTTACTATTATTCTTATTTGTAGGAATAGGACAAGCGGTTATAGCTAGTATTGGAGCACTAGCTTTAGGGTCATACTGTTTACATCCAGTATTATTTATACTATATACCGTATTTGTTAGCATTGTATTTATGGTTATAATTTATACAGCTGTAAGTGTTTTTGGTAATGCGGGAATAATATTTGGAGTAGTATTGTTAGTACTACAAGTTGCAGGAACAAGTGGAAACTTCCCAATAGAAGTTAATCCAGATATGTTCCAAAAAATGTTTGGGTTTTTACCATTTACGTATGCAATAAGTGGTATGAGGCAAATAATGGCAGGAATAGTATATTCAATATTATTTAGAGATATGATTATATTAACTATATTTATGGTTGTATTCCTTATTATTGGATTAACTCTTAGAAAAACAATGAATAAAAAGAATGAAAAGTTTGTTAAAAAATTAAAAGAAAGCACAATAATGAACGGTTGA
- a CDS encoding glycosyl hydrolase family 8, translated as MKKKITLVLAIVIVGIIIYYNAAPYFRSVETNKVWLQLDTNEEENALIDFIDNKLMDEEGGVYTNYINSDSQGDITKGHAVLSESQGIMLLYSLEKNDRITFDRTLDYIRNYMVLKNNLISWRIEDKSKSEISATIDDLRIIKALLLAEEKWSDKGYRGIALRISKGISKELIENDILVDFNDGISKSKTTTLCYLDLQTIKMLSNLNSSWEKVLKTSLQILNNGYVSDEVPLYKKEFYRESETYDDENIDTLLSMIVLLNKQEYGEDISKSIAWIKQKFINDGFISTSYSTSGESLTNIESTSIYSFIVQMASKAEDKELAKLAMKKVKAFQVKKKESEVYGGYGMENGLQVYSYDNLNALFAHRYFKY; from the coding sequence ATGAAGAAGAAAATCACTTTAGTTTTAGCAATAGTAATAGTAGGCATTATAATTTATTATAATGCAGCACCATACTTTAGATCTGTAGAAACAAATAAGGTATGGTTACAATTAGACACAAATGAAGAAGAAAATGCATTAATAGATTTTATAGATAATAAATTAATGGATGAAGAGGGCGGAGTATATACTAATTATATAAATTCTGACTCACAAGGTGATATAACAAAAGGGCATGCGGTATTATCAGAATCACAAGGAATAATGTTATTATATAGTTTAGAGAAAAATGATCGAATAACGTTTGATAGAACTTTAGATTATATAAGAAATTATATGGTATTAAAAAATAATCTTATAAGTTGGAGAATAGAAGATAAATCTAAATCAGAAATATCTGCAACTATAGATGATTTGAGAATAATAAAGGCGCTTCTTTTAGCAGAAGAAAAATGGAGTGATAAGGGTTATAGAGGTATAGCTCTTAGAATATCTAAAGGAATATCTAAAGAATTAATAGAAAACGATATTCTTGTAGATTTTAATGATGGAATTTCAAAGAGTAAAACTACAACACTATGTTATTTAGATTTACAAACAATAAAGATGCTTTCAAATCTTAATTCTTCATGGGAAAAAGTATTAAAAACATCGCTGCAAATTTTGAATAATGGATATGTAAGTGATGAAGTACCTCTTTATAAAAAAGAATTTTATAGAGAAAGTGAAACATATGATGATGAAAATATAGATACGTTATTATCTATGATTGTATTATTAAATAAACAAGAATATGGAGAAGATATAAGTAAAAGTATAGCTTGGATAAAACAAAAGTTTATAAACGATGGCTTTATTTCTACATCATATTCAACTAGTGGAGAAAGTTTAACTAATATAGAATCAACATCTATATACTCATTTATAGTACAAATGGCATCTAAGGCAGAGGACAAAGAACTAGCGAAGCTTGCAATGAAGAAGGTAAAAGCTTTTCAAGTGAAAAAGAAAGAAAGTGAAGTATATGGTGGTTATGGTATGGAAAATGGATTACAAGTATATTCTTATGACAATTTAAATGCATTATTTGCTCATAGATATTTTAAATATTAG
- a CDS encoding lytic transglycosylase domain-containing protein: MKSKKNNFLILGVIIIVAMAIGSKYLIKEVFFPYKYKEYVNKYSEEYNLDPFFVLSVMKTESNFNKKAESNKNAIGLMQITLETGEWAAEKMELKEFSKEKLFDEEYNIRMGCWYLNELREMFDGNLASIIAGYNAGPGNVNKWLSDSKLSENGKDLSYIPFNETKKYLDKVTTYYNVYKYLYSNSKK, encoded by the coding sequence ATGAAATCTAAGAAAAATAATTTTCTTATATTAGGGGTAATAATAATAGTAGCTATGGCTATTGGGTCTAAATATTTAATAAAAGAAGTCTTTTTTCCTTATAAATATAAAGAATATGTAAACAAATATAGTGAAGAATATAACTTAGATCCGTTTTTTGTATTGTCAGTTATGAAAACAGAAAGTAACTTTAATAAAAAAGCTGAATCTAATAAAAATGCAATTGGTCTTATGCAAATTACTTTAGAAACAGGTGAATGGGCAGCAGAAAAAATGGAATTAAAAGAATTTTCTAAGGAAAAATTATTTGATGAAGAATATAACATAAGAATGGGATGTTGGTATTTAAATGAGCTTAGAGAGATGTTTGACGGAAATTTAGCATCAATAATAGCAGGATATAATGCAGGTCCAGGCAATGTTAATAAATGGCTTAGTGATTCAAAACTTTCAGAGAATGGCAAGGATTTAAGCTATATACCATTTAATGAGACTAAGAAGTATTTAGACAAAGTAACTACTTATTATAACGTTTATAAATATCTATATTCTAATTCAAAAAAGTGA
- the coaE gene encoding dephospho-CoA kinase (Dephospho-CoA kinase (CoaE) performs the final step in coenzyme A biosynthesis.) produces the protein MIKIGLTGGIGTGKSTISNIFRNENFNIIDADIIAREVLQKNPEILDVIRSEFGSGFFDWRGEFRRKEFGNHIFKFPKQRVRYESIIMPYIKQEINNALSVYEKKGKKVVIIDAPTLIENNMHKEMDYVILVCAENSTQIKRVRDRDNLSKMEVVSRINSQMSLTEKKNFANIIIDNNGDLIETQKQVYDLIDYINSL, from the coding sequence ATGATAAAGATAGGGTTAACAGGGGGTATAGGAACAGGAAAAAGTACTATATCAAATATATTTAGAAATGAAAATTTTAATATTATCGATGCAGATATAATTGCAAGAGAGGTTCTTCAAAAGAATCCTGAAATTTTAGATGTAATTAGAAGTGAATTTGGTTCAGGATTTTTTGATTGGAGAGGTGAATTTAGAAGAAAAGAATTTGGAAACCATATATTTAAATTTCCAAAACAAAGAGTAAGGTATGAATCTATAATTATGCCTTATATAAAACAAGAAATAAATAATGCACTAAGCGTATATGAAAAAAAAGGTAAAAAAGTAGTAATAATAGATGCGCCTACTTTAATTGAAAATAATATGCATAAAGAAATGGATTATGTTATTCTTGTTTGTGCTGAAAACTCTACTCAAATAAAGAGAGTAAGGGATCGAGATAATTTGAGTAAAATGGAAGTTGTAAGTAGGATAAATTCACAAATGTCTTTAACTGAAAAGAAGAACTTTGCAAATATAATTATTGATAATAATGGAGATTTAATAGAAACACAAAAGCAAGTATATGATTTGATAGATTATATTAATTCACTGTAA